The nucleotide sequence AATATCATTTACCAAAATACTGTATTTACTCTTACCCTCACCTGTACGCTTATCATTCCAACTTGAATAAGATAGAGCTCCACTTAGTACAACTTGAACCCCTCGTTTAAGTAAAGCAGCAAGACTCTCAGCTCTAGCTCCAAAAATCACACAGTCAAAAAATTGAGCCTGTCTTGTCACACAGTTATTCTTCTTTACACCTCTATTATTAGCTAGTGTAAATTTTAATATAGGAAAACT is from Borrelia puertoricensis and encodes:
- a CDS encoding single-stranded DNA-binding protein, producing the protein MSGRLTRNCEVIYTSNSFPILKFTLANNRGVKKNNCVTRQAQFFDCVIFGARAESLAALLKRGVQVVLSGALSYSSWNDKRTGEGKSKYSILVNDICVLNSSIKTQDINENKLEDEFYEDIPF